A genome region from Hymenobacter tibetensis includes the following:
- the hppD gene encoding 4-hydroxyphenylpyruvate dioxygenase, with product MQTMTSPAVQAHSAQDFLPLNGTDYLEFYVGNAKQSAYYYQAAFGFELVAYAGPETGVRDRASYVLQQNKIRFVLTTSLLPDSDITRHVAQHGDGVKVMALWVDDARKSFEETTKRGAKVAFEPYTMEDEHGSVTLAGIYTYGETVHTFVERSNYSGPFLPGFVARTSLVPQGAPVGLQFVDHCVGNVGWGEMNQWVKFYEDVMGFKLLITFDDDDISTEYSALMSKVVSNGNGFVKFPINEPAEGKKKSQIEEYLDFYHSPGVQHMALITHDIRATVTELRRRGVEFLTVPSSYYDDLLDRVGHIDEDLDSVRNLNLLVDRDEEGYLLQIFTKPVEDRPTVFFEIIQRKGAKSFGKGNFKALFEAIEREQGLRGNL from the coding sequence ATGCAAACCATGACCTCCCCGGCCGTACAGGCCCATTCCGCCCAAGATTTTCTTCCCCTCAATGGCACCGACTACCTCGAGTTCTACGTCGGCAATGCCAAGCAGTCGGCTTACTATTATCAAGCGGCTTTTGGCTTCGAGCTAGTAGCGTATGCTGGCCCCGAAACCGGCGTGCGCGACCGAGCCAGCTATGTCCTGCAGCAAAACAAGATCCGCTTCGTACTAACCACCTCCCTGCTTCCCGACTCCGATATTACGCGGCACGTGGCCCAGCACGGCGATGGCGTGAAGGTGATGGCCCTGTGGGTAGACGACGCCCGCAAATCGTTCGAGGAAACCACCAAGCGCGGCGCCAAAGTGGCTTTCGAGCCCTACACTATGGAAGATGAGCACGGCTCCGTCACCCTGGCCGGCATCTACACTTACGGTGAAACCGTCCACACTTTTGTGGAGCGCAGCAACTACAGCGGCCCGTTTTTGCCTGGCTTCGTGGCGCGCACTAGCTTGGTTCCGCAGGGTGCTCCCGTTGGCTTGCAGTTCGTAGACCACTGCGTGGGCAACGTCGGCTGGGGCGAAATGAATCAGTGGGTGAAGTTCTACGAAGATGTGATGGGTTTCAAACTACTCATCACCTTCGACGACGACGATATCAGCACCGAGTATTCGGCCCTGATGAGCAAGGTGGTGAGCAATGGCAACGGCTTCGTGAAGTTCCCCATCAACGAGCCCGCCGAAGGCAAAAAGAAAAGCCAGATCGAAGAGTATCTGGATTTCTACCACTCGCCGGGCGTGCAGCACATGGCCCTTATCACCCACGACATTCGCGCGACTGTCACGGAACTACGCCGCCGCGGTGTGGAATTCCTGACCGTACCGAGTTCTTACTACGATGACTTGCTGGACCGCGTCGGCCACATCGACGAGGACCTAGACAGTGTACGCAACCTGAACTTGCTCGTGGACCGCGACGAGGAAGGCTACCTGCTACAGATTTTCACCAAGCCCGTAGAGGACCGGCCCACGGTGTTCTTCGAAATCATCCAGCGCAAGGGAGCCAAGAGCTTTGGGAAAGGCAATTTCAAAGCCCTGTTCGAAGCTATAGAACGCGAGCAAGGACTACGTGGCAACTTGTAA